The following proteins come from a genomic window of Miscanthus floridulus cultivar M001 chromosome 2, ASM1932011v1, whole genome shotgun sequence:
- the LOC136536220 gene encoding UDP-glycosyltransferase 86A2-like, translated as MVMKLARALLAELCVSAIADVCTVRELVAVGGWAVSPEVLREMARIGMSATTMEELELSTIATLRVDRPFYAVGPIFPVGFTRSTVATSMWAKSDCSRWLDAQPPDSVLYISFSSYAHVTKQELHEITGDVLASGACFLWVMRPDIVSSDDPDSLPKGFAGAAAGRGLMVPWCCQVEVLSHAIVGGFLTHYG; from the exons ATGGTGATGAAGCTGGCCAGGGCGCTGCTGGCGGAGCTGTGCGTGTCTGCGATCGCCGACGTGTGCACCGTGCGCGAGCTGGTGGCTGTGGGCGGCTGGGCCGTGTCCCCTGAGGTGCTGCGGGAGATGGCGCGCATAG GCATGTCCGCCACCACCATGGAGGAGCTGGAGCTGTCCACCATCGCCACGCTGCGTGTCGACAGGCCCTTCTACGCCGTGGGCCCAATCTTCCCCGTAGGGTTCACGCGTAGCACCGTGGCCACGTCCATGTGGGCTAAGTCCGACTGCTCCCGATGGCTGGACGCGCAGCCGCCCGACTCCGTGCTCTACATCTCCTTCAGCAGCTATGCGCACGTGACCAAGCAGGAACTGCACGAGATCACGGGCGACGTGCTGGCTAGTGGCGCCTGCTTCCTATGGGTGATGCGCCCGGACATCGTCAGCTCCGACGACCCGGACTCGCTGCCCAAGGGGTTCGCTGGCGCCGCGGCGGGGCGGGGGCTCATGGTCCCGTGGTGCTGCCAGGTGGAGGTGCTCTCCCACGCCATCGTCGGCGGCTTCCTCACGCACTACGGCTAG
- the LOC136536221 gene encoding uncharacterized protein, which yields MEMPILVVVGAGNLALDSHSSMVEQEEAGEDGGHEASKILASASAGLGRQISGVASSSCNFLQTDKYGCAGVDMATLQSELTPEELSGQEADQQSSKHTTSRSVNVKKSLLVKWMSSAVNAPKPPTKKQRKSSASNVQFVRSSLLNRILASPRMRHSRAKHQRSPCVGLSSSTLPDDTRMTTSPNLGKDAASRSMDRIKSLLSKRKSSVINASNHSEGMQRKSFASRVHYVRSPVLNRMLQSPRMSQSSVLSARSSSSSSSDDTRMVISPDLGPG from the exons ATGGAAATGCCGATTCTGGTCGTGGTAGGCGCCGGAAACCTAGCCCTCGACTCACACTCCTCCATGGTGGAGCAAGAGGAGGCAGGAGAGGACGGGGGCCATGAAGCCTCCAAGATCCTAGCGTCGGCTTCTGCGGGATTGGGGCGCCAGATCTCAGGTGTGGCTTCGTCGTCCTGCAATTTCTTACAGACAGATAAATATGG ATGTGCTGGTGTGGACATGGCAACCCTACAATCTGAGCTTACGCCAGAAGAATTGAGCGGTCAAGAAGCAGATCAACAAAGCAGTAAGCATACAACTTCAAGGAGTGTGAACGTGAAGAAGTCATTGCTAGTGAAATGGATGTCATCTGCTGTTaatgctccaaagcctccaacaaAGAAGCAAAGGAAGTCATCTGCTTCGAACGTGCAATTTGTGAGGTCCTCGCTACTGAATAGGATCCTAGCATCGCCAAGGATGCGCCACTCCAGAGCCAAACACCAGAGGTCACCATGTGTAGgattgtcatcttcaaccttacCTGATGATACAAGAATGACTACTTCTCCTAATCTTGGCAAAGATGCAGCATCAAGAAGCATGGATAGGATCAAGTCATTGCTGTCGAAACGGAAGTCATCTGTTATTAATGCTTCAAATCATTCAGAAGGAATGCAGAGGAAGTCATTTGCTTCACGTGTGCATTATGTGAGATCTCCAGTACTTAATAGAATGCTACAGTCACCAAGGATGAGCCAGTCTTCGGTACTATCTGCAAGATCATCATCTTcgtcttcatctgatgatacaaGAATGGTTATTTCTCCTGATCTTGGCCCAGGTTAG
- the LOC136536222 gene encoding uncharacterized protein, giving the protein MRPLRGFLSLGMRDVRASLPPVPEDARRWAINRVHAEAQKKWKDAKATKRTKKILVRKEVDKRRRQQKKDGLLLEESPSPSISTDASDRDDEGETGRGPLDHLPDIGEAVPGALASSPALPGGGGGATPGSAVAHLGAEADTPEEQALGKRAISPMGSAAAVEQVAAGQKRPTEVPTLAPLKALKVNPSSTAHWVAEAQAALQRGAASARADPKEPATQGGATRVALTKAGEGAPLPHDGKARGLDRAEVPLPAKVARIEALVVSQARATEAAAPRTIEVAAAGTRAPTTVEATVVGAEVPGTTEANVIAARLSAQEVETRAAEASAAPLVQGSPSLRESAWEVEVLPISSDDTS; this is encoded by the exons ATGCGCCCGTTGCGGGGGTTCCTCTCACTG gggatgagggacgtgcgcgccTCTCTGCCGCCTGTccccgaggacgcgaggcggtgggcgatcaaccgggtgcacgccgaggcgcagaaaaaatggaaggatgccaaggcgacgaagcgcacgaagaagatcctcgtaCGCAAGGAAGTGGACAAGCGCCGCCGCCAGCAAAAGAAGGATGGCCTCCtattggaggagtccccgtcacCATCGAtatcgacggatgcctcggacagggatgacgagggcgagacggggcggggtcccctggaccatctccctgacataggGGAGGCGGTGCCTGGAGCGTTGGCAAGCAGCCCAgcgctcccaggaggaggaggaggagctacccCAGGGTCGGCGGTTGCCCAcctcggggccgaggccgacacgcccgaggagcAGGCATTGGGCAAGCGTGCCATTAGCCCGATGGGCTcggcggcagcggtggagcaggtggcagCAGG CCAAAAGCGGCctacggaggtgcctaccttagCGCCCCTaaaagcgctcaaggttaaccctagctccaccgcccactgggtggcggaggcacaagccgccctgcaacgtggcgcggcgtcggcgagggccgacccgaaggagccggccacccaaggaggggctaccagGGTGGCCCTGACAAAGGCGGGGGAGGGAGCACCTCTGCCCCATGATGGCAAGGCCCGTGGGTTGGATAGGGCCGAGGTTCCCTTGCCCGCGAAGGTCGCCAGGATCGAGGCCCTCGTGGTTTCACAGGCTAGGGCGACGGAGGCCGCGGCACCTAGGACCATCGAGGTCGCTGCGGCAGGCACTAGAGCCCCCACGACCGTCGAGGCCACAGTGGTGGGGGCCGAAgtccccgggaccaccgaggctaaCGTGATTGCAGCGAGGCTGtcagcccaggaagtggagacgaGGGCCGCGGAGGCCTCggcggcacccttggttcaaggctcgccgtcgttgcgggagagcgcctgGGAGGTGGAAGTTCTTCCGATATCCTCTGATGATACTTCCTAG
- the LOC136536223 gene encoding uncharacterized protein, with protein sequence MFEQYCQLVERSLWTALSMVANDLSGVAQVKAATAQEQLAPLTARVKELEEELTHVASDRDAFRSRAEEATASGKALAGQLGVEQSVHQLTKGALDEGLVAAKATRTEAVVWRGKAEELGSEASRAAEASRVEAQRLKEKAEASRVEARRWELKAKESEAEVTRATEASVAVQTVLETEIREHDTLKGAARATYEALVVEGVQLGSSLGSRLIALSGQVRERL encoded by the exons ATGTTCGAGCAGTACTGCCAGCTGGTGGAGCGGTCACTATGGACAGCGCTATCCATGGTGGCCAACGATTTgtccggagtcgcccag GTCAAGGCGGCCACAGCTCAagagcagctcgcccctctgacggcgcgggtcaaggagttggaggaggagctcacccacgTGGCCAGTGATCGGGACGCCTTTAGGTCTCGAGCCGAAGAAgccacggcctcgggcaaggctcttgctgggcagctaggagtGGAACAGAGTGTGCACCAGTTGACGAAAGGTGCTTTGGATGAGGGCCTTGTAGCAGCTAAGGCCACgcgaaccgaggctgtggtttggaggggaaaggccgagg agctggggagtgaagcttccagggcggctgaggcttctcgggtcgaggcccagcgcctgaaggagaaggccgaggcctctcgggtagaggcccgacgctgggagctgaaggccaagg AGTCGGAGGCGGAGGTCACCCGGGCCACCGAGGCTTCCgtcgcggtgcagacggtgctcgagaccgagattagGGAGCACGACACGCTAAAGGGTGCCGCCCGTGCCACCTACGAGGCCCtggtggtcgagggggttcagttaggtagctcccttgggagccgtctgattgcgCTGAGTGGTCAAGTACGTGAGCGGCTCTGA